From the Blattabacterium cuenoti genome, one window contains:
- a CDS encoding HD family phosphohydrolase, with product MNNFFKFNTYKNFINKILIPVSAILLLTFFFPKKKVFEYKFYKNEIWNYETFFCPFNFSITKSNKDLKDEIKKIRKNSKILCIRNEQIEKLTKKKLKKILFIKTKKYDYKTYLRIVKKIYKNGYVDNTKFPKEKVISVIYFKKNDNLISVPHKKIYTKNKVNKLIENSFFYNKHAKIILKNIIIPNIIYDENSTKFLIKKKIQSINKIKFSFKKGDKIIGKNEIINQKLFDILYNFKNIYENEKCNKNKEYYGSCIGYFLIISMIFFIFMLYMFYFQNEIFKNNRKLNFLVISIFLLSITTIFTIRYYSNILYIIPFCILPISIRVFFNFHLSFIIHLTIILLLSIVTPNSFEFTFLQTTTGFLVMLTKKNISKMENLFIAVGKIIITYIITFISLHLIRIGTLNSISFYTISLFFISGILTLFVHPLIFLFEKMLNITSDISLLELSDTNKPILRSLSKKAPGTFQHVLTVANLAEEAAVAIGANSLLTKIGGIYHDIGKIKNSIFFTENQYNIENPHEKLTPTESAKIILDHVSYGVELAKKYNLPNTISDFIKTHHGDSLIHYFYRKEQVNSPNFRINKKKFQYSGPKPFSKETTIVMIADSVEAASKSMKNPSYIDLENVVDYIINKQKKENQFSNANITLKEIEKIKMVLKKKLINIYHTRIVYPKQKQ from the coding sequence ATGAATAACTTTTTTAAGTTTAATACATATAAAAATTTTATAAATAAAATTTTAATTCCAGTAAGTGCAATTTTATTGTTAACATTTTTTTTTCCAAAAAAAAAGGTTTTTGAATATAAGTTCTATAAAAATGAAATTTGGAATTATGAAACTTTTTTTTGTCCATTTAATTTTTCAATTACTAAAAGTAATAAAGATTTAAAAGATGAGATAAAAAAAATAAGAAAAAATTCTAAAATATTATGTATTAGAAATGAACAAATTGAAAAATTAACAAAGAAAAAATTAAAAAAAATACTTTTTATAAAAACAAAAAAATATGATTATAAAACTTATCTAAGAATTGTAAAAAAGATATATAAAAATGGATATGTAGATAATACAAAATTTCCAAAAGAAAAGGTTATTTCTGTAATATATTTTAAAAAAAATGATAATTTGATATCAGTTCCACATAAAAAAATATATACAAAAAATAAAGTTAATAAACTTATTGAAAATAGTTTTTTTTATAATAAACATGCAAAAATAATCTTAAAAAATATAATAATACCAAATATAATTTATGATGAAAATTCTACTAAATTTTTAATTAAAAAAAAAATACAATCTATAAATAAAATAAAATTTTCTTTTAAAAAAGGAGATAAAATTATAGGTAAAAATGAAATTATAAATCAAAAATTATTTGATATATTATATAATTTTAAAAATATATATGAGAATGAAAAATGTAATAAAAATAAAGAATATTATGGATCTTGTATAGGATATTTTTTAATAATAAGCATGATATTTTTTATATTCATGTTATATATGTTTTATTTCCAAAACGAAATATTTAAAAATAATAGAAAATTAAATTTTTTGGTAATTAGTATATTTTTATTATCAATTACTACCATTTTTACAATAAGATACTATTCTAATATATTGTATATTATTCCATTTTGTATTCTTCCTATAAGTATTCGTGTATTTTTTAATTTTCACTTGAGTTTTATAATTCATTTAACCATAATATTATTATTATCTATAGTAACACCTAATAGTTTTGAGTTTACTTTCCTTCAAACAACAACAGGATTTTTAGTGATGTTAACTAAAAAAAATATTTCTAAAATGGAAAATCTTTTTATTGCTGTAGGAAAAATAATTATTACTTATATAATTACTTTCATTTCTTTACATTTAATTAGAATAGGAACTTTAAACAGTATATCTTTTTATACTATTTCTTTATTTTTTATAAGTGGGATCTTAACTTTGTTTGTTCATCCATTAATTTTTTTATTTGAAAAAATGTTAAACATAACATCAGATATTTCATTATTAGAATTATCGGATACTAATAAACCAATATTGAGATCATTATCTAAAAAAGCTCCAGGTACGTTTCAACATGTATTAACAGTAGCTAATCTAGCAGAAGAAGCAGCGGTAGCTATTGGAGCAAATTCATTATTAACAAAAATAGGTGGGATATATCATGATATAGGAAAAATAAAAAATTCAATTTTCTTTACAGAAAATCAATATAATATTGAAAATCCACATGAAAAATTAACCCCTACAGAAAGTGCTAAAATTATTTTAGATCATGTATCATATGGAGTTGAATTAGCAAAAAAGTATAATTTACCAAACACTATATCAGATTTTATAAAAACACATCATGGAGACAGTTTAATTCATTATTTTTATAGAAAAGAACAAGTAAATTCTCCTAACTTTAGGATAAATAAAAAAAAATTCCAATATTCTGGACCTAAACCATTTTCTAAAGAAACAACTATTGTTATGATAGCAGATTCGGTAGAAGCAGCATCAAAAAGTATGAAAAATCCATCTTACATTGATTTAGAAAATGTTGTAGATTATATAATAAATAAACAAAAAAAAGAAAATCAATTTTCTAATGCAAATATTACTTTAAAAGAAATAGAAAAAATAAAAATGGTACTAAAAAAGAAATTAATAAATATTTATCACACTAGAATAGTTTATCCAAAACAAAAACAATAA
- the clpP gene encoding ATP-dependent Clp endopeptidase proteolytic subunit ClpP: MNYKKISEDFIQYAIKHRNINSVIVDDYIKLMTPYIVEERKLNVAQMDVFSRLMMDRIIFLGSSISDQIANIVQAQLLFLQSTDTKKDIQIYINSPGGDVYAGLGIYDTMQIVEPDISTICTGMAASMAAILLCSGKKGKRSALQHSRIMIHQPIGHTQGQASDIEITVREILKLKKELYNIISIHSGNTVEKVEKDSDRDYWMTSEEAKKYGMIDEILRRKKK; this comes from the coding sequence ATGAATTATAAAAAAATATCAGAAGATTTTATTCAATATGCAATTAAACATAGAAATATTAATAGTGTAATAGTAGATGATTATATTAAATTAATGACACCTTATATTGTAGAGGAAAGAAAGTTAAATGTAGCACAAATGGATGTTTTTTCTCGTTTAATGATGGACCGTATTATTTTTTTAGGATCATCTATAAGCGATCAAATAGCAAATATTGTACAAGCTCAATTATTATTTTTACAATCTACAGATACAAAAAAAGATATACAAATATACATAAATTCTCCTGGTGGAGATGTATATGCTGGATTAGGAATATATGATACAATGCAAATTGTAGAACCAGATATATCTACAATATGTACAGGAATGGCTGCTTCTATGGCCGCAATTTTATTATGTTCTGGAAAAAAAGGTAAAAGATCAGCATTACAACATTCTAGAATAATGATACATCAACCTATAGGTCATACTCAAGGTCAAGCTTCTGATATTGAAATTACAGTACGTGAAATTTTGAAGTTAAAAAAAGAACTTTACAATATTATATCTATTCATTCAGGAAATACTGTTGAAAAAGTAGAAAAAGATTCAGATAGAGATTATTGGATGACTTCAGAAGAAGCTAAAAAATATGGTATGATAGATGAAATTCTAAGAAGGAAAAAAAAATAA
- a CDS encoding lipopolysaccharide biosynthesis protein — MYKKLAIQTIIYAVGSILPKIVNYIFLKFFTISLKVGEFSLYADMYSLSFLVIGILSLGLENTYFRFLYKKDCDKETVFSTSVIIQFIINLLFFIIFLTSIDNLSYILGYYNHKEYFLMFSIIIFFDTICILPMAWLRANNRPLRHTIVNSTIIFIQSFFITYMFLCYKNSCIYKKNYFFFVYEIVNSFTDRTGYIFFANTLSSLCNFFLVLPILLKKVNIKKFDILFVKKMLSYSLPIMIVSISFSVNENLDKIIIKRWGSDEINGAYSACYKIASFMNLYVKTFRLGIEPFFFRKSKDINAKYYYEEIIYLFILLGLIFYVLICGNISLFINFLIDKKYHIAISIIPVIMMGNLLLGIYTNMSIFYKILDKPIIGTYISFIGLLITLLFNLFFIFISNKNFMIPSWGTLISYGCMLIILYSWSKKKFLEFFRKINNIIIHFLFAIFIVFITYENKIGINLLLQIFYIIIVFLLEKKRLLNLFK, encoded by the coding sequence TTGTACAAAAAATTGGCAATACAAACAATTATTTACGCTGTAGGATCAATTCTTCCAAAAATTGTTAATTATATATTTTTGAAATTTTTCACTATTTCATTAAAAGTAGGAGAATTTTCATTATATGCGGATATGTATTCCTTATCTTTTCTTGTTATAGGTATTCTTTCTCTTGGACTGGAAAATACATATTTTAGATTTTTATATAAAAAAGATTGTGATAAAGAGACAGTTTTTTCAACTAGTGTAATTATTCAATTCATAATTAATCTACTTTTTTTTATTATTTTTTTAACTTCAATAGATAATTTATCATATATACTTGGATATTATAATCACAAAGAATATTTTTTAATGTTTTCTATAATAATATTCTTTGATACAATATGTATATTGCCTATGGCATGGTTGAGAGCGAATAATAGACCATTAAGACATACTATTGTAAATAGTACAATTATATTTATTCAATCATTTTTTATAACATATATGTTTTTATGTTATAAAAATTCTTGTATTTATAAAAAAAATTACTTTTTTTTTGTTTATGAAATAGTAAACTCTTTTACAGATAGAACAGGATATATATTTTTTGCTAATACATTATCTTCTTTATGTAATTTTTTTTTAGTATTACCTATTTTATTAAAAAAAGTAAACATTAAAAAATTTGACATACTTTTTGTAAAAAAAATGTTGAGTTACAGTCTCCCTATTATGATTGTATCAATATCATTTTCTGTAAACGAAAATTTAGATAAAATAATAATAAAAAGATGGGGATCAGATGAAATAAATGGAGCTTATTCTGCATGTTACAAAATTGCTTCTTTTATGAATTTATATGTTAAAACTTTTAGATTAGGAATTGAACCATTTTTTTTTAGAAAATCAAAAGATATAAATGCAAAGTACTATTATGAAGAAATTATTTACTTATTTATTCTATTAGGATTAATATTTTATGTATTAATATGTGGAAACATATCTTTATTTATAAATTTTTTAATCGATAAAAAATATCACATAGCTATATCAATTATTCCTGTTATTATGATGGGGAACCTATTATTAGGTATATATACAAATATGTCAATATTTTATAAAATTTTAGATAAACCTATTATCGGAACTTATATATCTTTTATAGGATTATTAATTACATTATTATTTAATTTATTTTTTATATTTATTTCTAATAAAAACTTTATGATTCCGTCGTGGGGAACTTTAATATCATATGGATGTATGTTAATAATATTATACTCATGGAGTAAAAAAAAATTTTTAGAATTTTTTAGAAAAATAAATAATATAATTATACATTTTTTATTTGCTATTTTTATTGTTTTTATAACATATGAAAATAAAATAGGAATCAATTTACTTTTACAAATTTTTTATATTATAATTGTATTTTTACTTGAGAAAAAAAGACTATTAAATTTATTTAAATAA
- a CDS encoding sugar phosphate nucleotidyltransferase: MKIIIPMAGKALRLYPHTLNTPKPFLSIAGKTVLRRLLDNLYKFIKFFSVQEIIFIIKPIDNIKNKLISLSKEIGITPVIYYQKYPLGTADALLKADKSMIGGPIIIAFSDTLFNSISFIKIKNESFDNIIWTKKVKNPNLFGVVKCDSNKLITNFIEKPEHYQSNLAIIGLYYFKNSITLKNELWNNYNIKNKKEYQLTYVLEAMRKKGVRFISCQVKNWMDFGNKNSTLSSHSKILSMESKNYNLINKKSTIKNSLIINPCYIGKETIIENCIIGPYVSIEKYTIIKNSNIKKSIIQNNTKIMYANLHNSIIGKYSFYKGKEQEISISDYSILK, translated from the coding sequence ATGAAAATTATAATTCCAATGGCAGGAAAAGCATTACGTTTATATCCACATACTTTAAATACTCCTAAACCATTTTTATCTATTGCTGGTAAAACAGTTTTAAGAAGATTATTGGATAACCTATATAAATTCATTAAATTTTTTTCAGTACAGGAAATTATTTTTATTATAAAACCAATAGATAATATAAAAAATAAGTTGATTTCTTTATCTAAAGAAATTGGAATTACTCCAGTAATTTATTATCAAAAATATCCTCTAGGAACTGCAGATGCTTTATTAAAAGCCGATAAGTCTATGATAGGTGGCCCAATAATTATAGCATTTTCTGATACATTATTTAACAGTATTTCTTTTATAAAAATAAAAAATGAAAGTTTTGATAATATTATATGGACTAAAAAAGTTAAAAATCCTAATTTATTTGGAGTTGTTAAATGTGATTCTAATAAATTAATTACAAATTTTATAGAAAAACCGGAACATTATCAATCTAATTTAGCTATTATTGGTCTTTATTATTTTAAAAATAGTATTACATTAAAAAATGAATTGTGGAATAACTATAATATAAAAAATAAAAAAGAATATCAATTGACATATGTATTAGAAGCAATGAGAAAAAAAGGAGTAAGATTTATCAGTTGTCAAGTAAAAAATTGGATGGATTTTGGAAATAAGAATAGCACACTTTCTTCTCATTCTAAAATACTTTCTATGGAGTCAAAAAATTATAATTTAATTAATAAAAAATCTACTATAAAAAATAGTTTAATAATAAATCCTTGTTATATAGGAAAAGAAACAATTATTGAAAATTGTATAATAGGACCATATGTCTCAATAGAAAAATACACAATAATAAAAAACAGTAATATAAAAAAATCTATCATTCAAAATAACACTAAAATTATGTATGCTAATCTACATAATAGTATAATTGGAAAATATTCCTTTTACAAAGGAAAAGAACAAGAAATAAGTATAAGTGATTATTCTATTTTAAAATAA
- a CDS encoding Sec-independent protein translocase subunit TatA/TatB, producing the protein MFFNSMFFGTFGTTEIVVIVILALLLFGGKKIPELMRGLGTGLKEFKKASEEKSSKNSESESE; encoded by the coding sequence ATGTTTTTTAATTCTATGTTTTTTGGTACTTTTGGAACTACAGAAATAGTAGTTATTGTAATACTTGCTCTATTACTTTTTGGTGGTAAAAAAATACCAGAATTAATGAGAGGATTAGGAACTGGATTAAAAGAATTTAAAAAAGCTTCAGAGGAGAAATCTTCTAAAAACTCAGAATCAGAATCAGAATAA